From a region of the Agrobacterium tumefaciens genome:
- a CDS encoding HupE/UreJ family protein, giving the protein MLKKLSFTAAALGLTTLPAFAHLNPEEHGSFMAGVSHPFFGADHILAMVAVGIWASQIAFAQNDRKALWIVPSAFVGTMAIGFLLAVSGLDLPFVEPAILASVIGLGLLVAMAAKLPTAAAAAVVGIFALFHGHAHGGELGSAGALQFGIGFMIATAILHAAGIALGLGIGRFGNIAARAAGALTALAGLSLVFGG; this is encoded by the coding sequence ATGCTCAAAAAACTGAGCTTTACCGCAGCCGCACTTGGCTTGACCACCCTGCCCGCTTTCGCGCACCTCAACCCGGAAGAGCATGGCTCTTTCATGGCCGGTGTGTCGCATCCGTTCTTCGGCGCTGACCATATTCTGGCAATGGTCGCGGTCGGCATCTGGGCGTCACAGATAGCGTTTGCCCAAAACGACCGCAAAGCACTCTGGATTGTTCCCTCCGCTTTCGTCGGCACAATGGCAATCGGCTTCCTGTTGGCCGTATCCGGCCTCGATCTGCCATTCGTAGAACCTGCCATTCTGGCATCCGTCATCGGCCTTGGTCTGCTCGTTGCCATGGCAGCCAAGCTTCCGACCGCTGCAGCAGCGGCGGTCGTTGGCATTTTTGCCCTCTTTCACGGCCATGCACATGGCGGAGAACTTGGCAGCGCGGGCGCGTTGCAGTTTGGTATCGGCTTCATGATCGCAACCGCAATCCTGCATGCCGCCGGTATCGCCCTTGGTCTTGGCATTGGCCGTTTCGGTAACATCGCTGCCCGTGCCGCCGGCGCCCTGACAGCACTTGCCGGCCTTTCGCTCGTCTTCGGCGGCTAA
- a CDS encoding ATP-dependent Clp protease proteolytic subunit codes for MNEDEDDKSKELPIGKETEANLFKSRSIFIYGGITQELAQKVCTQLVALAAASDEDIRVYVNSPGGHVESGDSIHDMIKFIKPKVYIIGTGWVASAGALIYVSVPKERRLCLPNTRFLLHQPSGGTRGMASDIEIQAREIIKMNERLNKIFSKATGQPVEKIAKDTDRDYWLSAEEAKDYGLVGKIVENQSEL; via the coding sequence ATGAACGAAGACGAAGACGACAAGAGCAAGGAACTGCCGATCGGGAAGGAAACGGAAGCGAATCTTTTCAAATCGCGTTCGATCTTCATCTATGGCGGTATCACTCAGGAACTGGCGCAGAAAGTCTGCACGCAGCTCGTGGCTTTGGCTGCAGCCAGCGACGAAGACATTCGCGTTTACGTGAATTCGCCGGGTGGCCATGTCGAATCGGGTGACTCCATCCACGATATGATCAAGTTCATCAAGCCGAAGGTATACATCATCGGGACCGGTTGGGTCGCTTCCGCCGGTGCGCTGATTTACGTATCGGTTCCGAAAGAACGCCGCCTTTGCCTGCCGAACACCCGCTTCCTGTTGCACCAACCCTCTGGTGGCACGCGCGGCATGGCGTCCGACATCGAAATTCAGGCCCGCGAAATCATCAAGATGAACGAGCGCCTGAACAAGATTTTCTCCAAGGCAACCGGCCAGCCGGTCGAAAAAATTGCCAAGGATACCGACCGTGACTACTGGCTGTCCGCTGAGGAAGCCAAGGATTACGGCCTTGTCGGCAAGATCGTCGAGAACCAGTCAGAACTCTGA
- a CDS encoding DUF2076 domain-containing protein, whose amino-acid sequence MSPEETQLLKALFDRTKAASATPRDREAETWIADQVRDQPDAPYYLAQAVIVQEKGLEAAAAHIRQLEERIRDLETGSADQHRGTQGGFLSSIFGTSQQQTSPPAPQPAAVYRNDTAGQTAGPWGRANEQPQAGGPWSGQTSGFGRSSGGSFLQGALGTAAGVAGGMLLANSLSGLFSNHMSSLGLGSPFGGNPAGNAPVEETVINNYYGSDADQQNDNDDLQQADYDDDNDTDFDSGDDSSVA is encoded by the coding sequence ATGTCACCGGAAGAAACCCAACTTCTCAAGGCCCTTTTCGACAGGACCAAAGCCGCCTCGGCAACACCGCGCGACCGCGAGGCGGAAACGTGGATCGCCGATCAGGTGCGTGATCAACCAGACGCGCCCTATTATCTCGCCCAGGCCGTCATCGTGCAGGAAAAAGGGCTGGAAGCGGCAGCGGCCCATATTCGCCAACTTGAAGAACGCATTCGCGATCTGGAAACGGGAAGCGCCGACCAGCATCGGGGAACGCAAGGCGGTTTCCTGAGTTCGATCTTCGGCACCAGTCAACAGCAAACGTCGCCGCCGGCTCCACAACCGGCAGCAGTCTATCGCAACGATACGGCTGGTCAGACGGCGGGGCCGTGGGGCCGTGCCAATGAACAGCCGCAAGCGGGTGGACCATGGAGCGGACAGACGTCTGGTTTCGGACGGTCTTCCGGCGGCAGCTTCCTGCAAGGGGCGCTTGGTACCGCAGCGGGCGTTGCGGGCGGAATGTTACTTGCAAATTCGCTCAGCGGACTTTTCAGCAACCATATGTCGTCGCTTGGCCTGGGATCACCTTTCGGAGGCAATCCGGCAGGCAATGCGCCTGTCGAAGAAACCGTCATCAACAATTACTACGGTAGCGACGCTGACCAGCAGAACGACAATGACGATCTGCAACAAGCCGACTACGACGACGATAACGACACGGATTTTGATTCAGGCGACGACAGTTCCGTCGCCTGA